The Brassica napus cultivar Da-Ae chromosome C7, Da-Ae, whole genome shotgun sequence genomic interval CTCCAATTTCTTAGATAAACTTTTCCAATACACAAAAGTACTTTTTATTGAACCATaagaataaataaagaaaaaggggAGATACCCACTTCAAAAAGATGGTAACGTGTCTTTTTACATTAGGCGAGATGATAAAATCTGAACAAACAAAGTTGTCTTTATATCTAAAGAAACATTTTGTGAAAGAGAGCGAGAGTAAGGTAAACTCATGGCGTCCAAGATTGTCTCAGCCATAGTCTTTGTATTCAACCTCGTCGCCTTTGGTCTAGCCGTTGCTGCTGAACAAAGACGAAGCACTGTAAGTCTTAATTAAACACATCTAAATTGAACAAGATGGTGATTATCTGatcttttttacaaaaaaaattggtggGGGCAGGCAACGGTTGTGCAGGACACTGAGGTGCAATACAACTATTGTGTGTATGATTCGGACAGAGCCACAGGGTATGGAATTGGAGCCTTTTTCTTCTCAGTTGCTAGTCAACTCCTTATCATGCTCGTTAGCCGTTGCTTCTGTTGTGGAAAGCCTCTCAAGCCTGGTGGTTCACGCGCTCTTGCCCTCGTTCTCTTTATTGTCAGCTGGtaatatatttacctttttgCTGTTTTTTAGCTCCATTAGTTCATCGACCATATATATATTCCTTATCTTAAGCTAGCCTGGATATAACTTGTTCTAGTATGCGGTTTTGATTCGGTCCAAAGTAACTAACTGACCTTAAacagaaaatgaaaatacaaaCATGACTCAAATCCACAGTCAAACATATCCGTCTTAGTTATATGTCATTAGTCTATTATGAATATTAAAATCATGATTAATCTAACGATCGCCTTGCAAGCTACATTCTCTGTTCAAACTACGAATGTTTCTATAGTTCAAATTTAACATAGGTATCTTAATCCGTTACAATGTCTAAGGCGCTAATTATATTTGCTTACTAATCCAATTGTGCTTCAATCTTTCACTGGtttgaataattttgttttggtaTTTGATTGTTGTTTTCTTGGCGAAAAGGATGTTCTTCTTGATAGCTGAGACATGCCTATTAGCTGgatcagtagagaatgcatacCACACAAAGTATAGGACAATGTTCATGGACAATCCTCCAGACTGTCAAACTCTTCGCAAGGGAGTATTCGCTGCGGGTGCTTCTTTCGTCTTCTTCAACGCTATTGTCTCTCAATTCTATTATTTCTTTTACTCCTCTGCTGCTGAGGCCTTCCCCTTGCCGTACTAGAGgactttaaattttacaaaaatatgtttttattttctatatgcTATGTGATGTATACTATTGTCATACTCTGGGGTGTTATCTTTTTATTGTGTGACAGCAAAATTATATGAAGCTGAGGCTAAAACTATGAGTTTTGTAGATTGATTTGTATGGATATTGaattaaaatgttgtttttacCAAATCATTTATTCCTCTGGATATTGAAAATTATCCAAACATCGAATTGTTCATAACAACTATAACAACtagtaacatatttttgtaagttTTCTCTTTCTCCCATGCCAGAGGCATGGAATCCCATGAACACCAATCACCATCCACAAGTTTGCATTTGttaccaataaaataaaatatcttctgACAAGGAAATCTAACCCTCGAATTCTCATTGGATACTTAATGATGACTTGGCAGATACTTTCTGTAAAGATAATGTTATCTTCAGTGATCTCTGTAGGGGACCACTCTTCTCCTGTCCGAATATCACCTCCTTCACTCCTTGACAAGTACATATATACTCACATTCTCTTTCGCAAAATATCCACTTCGACAGTCGTCTTCTTCAATCGATCTTGATATCTGTCTTTTTTCCTCCCAAAATGGCCCTTCAAGCTGCTTCTTTGGTCTCCTCTGCTTTTTCTGTCCGAAAAGATGGAAAACTGAAtgcttcttcatcatccttcAAGGAATCGAGTCTTTTTGGTGCCTCCATTACAGAACATGGCTCTTTCTCATTTAGATTCAAGGTACATAACTCCTAACATTGCATTCTTGGTCAAGTAATGGTTCATTGTTTAATAGATACATATCTACTATTGTTCAGAGAGAACATAGCTCGAGGAATGTGCTCGCAGTTCGTGCCCAAACAGCTGCAACTTCAAGCCCCTCGGTCACAAAATCTTCATCTGGCGGCAAGAAAACGTTGAGGAAAGGTACCGTGGTGGTCACGGGAGCCTCGTCAGGGTTAGGTTTAGCCACGGCTAAAGCTCTTGCGGAGACAGGTAAGTGGCACGTGATAATGGCGTGCAGGGACTTTCTTAAAGCCGAGAGAGCCGCTAAATCCGCAGGGATGCCTAAAGACAGCTACACGGTGATGCATTTGGACTTAGCCTCGTTGGACAGCGTGAGACAGTTCGTTGATAGCTTCAGGAGATCGGAGATGCCTCTCGATGTTTTGGTCTGCAACGCTGCGGTTTATTTCCCTACAGCTAAAGAACCTACTTACAGTGCAGAAGGGTTTGAGCTTAGTGTTGCCACGAATCACTTGGGACATTTTCTTCTCTCGAGGTTGTTGCTTGATGACTTGAAGAAGTCTGATTACCCTTCAAAGCGTCTCATTATCGTCGGTTCCATTACCGGTAttgtctaaaatatatatattaagttagaTGAGCTTCCAACCTTAAACCATTGTACGCTAAAGAATGAGTTTTGATCATTGTATCTTTGTTTTGGTTTAGGGAACACCAATACATTGGCTGGTAATGTTCCACCGAAGGCGAATCTAGGCGATCTGAGAGGTTTAGCGGGTGGATTGAACGGATTAAACAGTTCGGTGATGATTGATGGTGGAGATTTTGACGGTGCAAAGGCTTACAAAGACAGCAAAGTGTGCAACATGTTGACGATGCAAGAGTTTCACAGGCGTTACCATGAAGAAACTGGAGTCACATTCGCTTCGCTTTACCCTGGTTGCATTGCCTCTACGGGTCTATTCAGAGAGCACATTCCGCTGTTCCGTACACTCTTCCCTCCGTTTCAGAAGTACATCACTAAAGGTTATGTCTCCGAGACAGAGTCTGGCAAAAGACTTGCTCAGGTAATAACTTGTGAGCCAAGGAAgtactattctttttttttttttttgctgtgtaCTCAATCAGTGGAGTTATGTGTAATAAACCAGGTGGTGAGTGATCCGAGCTTGACGAAGTCAGGGGTTTACTGGAGCTGGAACAAGGCTTCGGCGTCTTTCGAGAACGAGTTATCAGAAGAAGCAAGCGATGTTGAGAAGGCTCGTAAAGTGTGGGAGATCAGTGAGAAGCTCGTTGGGTTGGCTTAATGACACTTGGAATCTCTTCTTTCTGATGAGATCATGTTGTGCCAAATGATGAAATACCTAGAGGATGTTCTGGATTTTTAGATGTCTGATTCTGTTGAGTGTAGATCTGTTTGGCTTGTAGCCCcataataaagaaataaaagttGGCCAGCATCAATCATACACCAACATCTTTGTGCTTCAAAATTTAACTCCTATgtctggttaaaaaaaaaaacaagattcagGCTCTAACGAACTGCATATCAAGAATCCATCAGTACTATCTTCACATGTGTCAACATGATCATGTCCTACCCTTTGTGTTAATGTAAAGTGTAATAATGAAGCCAGTACGAAGGAGCAGAAGATATAGTACAAGCCTCTTTGATGACATCCAAATCATGTGAGATAACAACAGATCCATCAGCAGCTATGCTCTAAAAGAGCTTGAGCAGAAATAATACCGTATTGGTTGTTTAGCTGACACAACAGAAGCTTGTTCAAGCTCCCTAAGAAGAGATAATACATGTCATCAATCCACAAAACAACCtgacaaaaatttattttagttggaACCGAACCGGTGTAAGTGGGACGGTTAAGATATTTAGGGATACActtcaatattattttaatttgtcggaactaaaaacaaaaagaaaaacaaagaaagaagacaaaaaaGCCAACAAGCCATCACCTTCGTCGTCGTTGTCGTTGTCGTTAAAACCTCCATTATCATCATCGTAAGTTGACTTATAGAGAGCGAATTAACATCATCCAATCTCCCTGAAACTCCTCAGCCCTTGGGCGATCGATTCGGTAGGTTCTCTTCATTATCTGTATTGGATTCTCCTTCCTTTAGAGAATTGAAATCTGAATCCCTggttattgaattattattgttttctcGTAGCATGGTTTAAGCAAAACAGATCTCTAGGAtttgattagaaaaaaaaaaagggattttctttttattttccttcTCTATGTGTTCTTCTCTAATCTAGGTTTAGATGCTTATCAGCAAATCATTCTCACACAAACCTTGATTACCAAGAAACCCTTTTTAAGAGTTTTGGGTCTGGTTGTGTTCCATTAACAGGACTTTGCCTCCCATGGAAGGAAGCTTCCTCATCTCTGATGCTCAACAAGCACATGAAGAAGTCAAACAAAAACCTAATCTCATCACGGGTCCAGCAGGATCCCAAGCTAATGAAAGTGGCTGTTTTGATTGCAACATCTGTCTAGAGACAGCCCTTGATCCGGTGGTCACTCTCTGCGGACACCTTTTCTGCTGGCCTTGCATTTACAAGTGGCTACACGTTCAGTTATCTTCTCTCTCCACTGATCATCACCGCCACAACAACTGCCCCGTCTGCAAATCCAACATTGCAATCACCTCACTGGTTCCCCTCTACGGAAGAGGcatctcttctccttctctatcCTTCAACTCCAAGGAACAAGACTCAGAGTCCACAGTTATACCTCGGAGACCTTCTCCATCGACCCTAAACAATCCAGTCACCTCTCTGAACCCAAGCTTGCAACATCAAACAATGTCTCCAACGTTTCACAACCACCGATACTCCCCTCGTGGCTTCACCACAACTGAATCAACCGACCTCGCCAATGCGGTAATGATGAGTCTTCTATACCCGGTGATTGGGATGTTTGGGGACATGGTCTACACCAGGATATTCGGAACCTTCACAAACGCAATAGCTCAGCCTTACCAAAGCCAGAGGATGATGCAGACTGACAAGTCTCTTAATCGGGTatcccttttcttcctttgttgCATCATCCTTTGCCtccttctcttctagctctctctccctctctccctcCTTGTATAGACTTTGTTGTAAATAGTCTGTAAAATAACTACAGACACTATTGTTCTGAGTTAGGCCTCAAATTGCAGGCCAATATTGCTCTCTGTGTATTGCGTATCCATAGACATATACATGCTTTGTATCTAATCTTCatgaaccatatatatatatatatatatatatatatatatgtttgagtCTCATATGAACATTTCATCTTCTATTTCTTCTAAAGTTGCCAAGCTTCCTAAAGAACTTTATAGATATAGCTAAATGATAATTTGAATAGGTTTTCTATGTAAAGAGAAGTGAGTTGGTGTATATTATTCAGTCACATTTTAGTCACATTAAACATGAAAcatctaaaaacaaaaaaattagccTCTAAAAGCATTCAGCTGCCAGTGTATTGAGAGAGCCTATCTACATTTCCTTTGATCCACTTTAGATGTTGAAACAAGTCTGCTAACGAGCTCCTGTAATCGGTTAGCTCCAGGACCAGGATTGATCTTTGACGGATCACCAACCTTGGAGCATTTACGTTTGTCTGCACACCAACCACCAGGTGTAAAGTCCCCACTACCTCTACCTAGCAGCTCTATATCGATCTTGTCCAAAGCAAGATCATTGTGTTTGAACTTGCGGGCGAACACAGCTCCGCTTGCAATCATCCTCTCCGTGTCGCTGATGTTGAGCGTCCGAGGATGCTGTTTCGGAGGACGGTCCCATGAGATGTAATGCAGGTCGTGGTTAACCACCGTGCTCGAATACTCTGGTGTATTGCATATAACGGTCTGGAAGTATCCTTCTGGTGTGGAGAGGAAGTTGGTGTAATACATTAGAAGTGTCCGTGGAAGATTGTCCCATCCCCAAATGCAGTATTCTACGAAGGACCGTGATAAGATCATCCAAGCAGAGCCTTAAGTTTCATCAAAATACACATAGTTCAGCCACCAAGTTTCTTAACCATTAATTATACACTTCTTGTTACTTAACTAATGAAGACTAGTTACCAGTGAAGAGTTTGAATGCAGTTGGCATGGTTCTACGAGGTGTAACCCAGAAGACATCTGCTTTCTTCGTCGAGTAAAGCCCCGGGTCTATGATCAGAGGCTTTGCTCGTTTCTCTCTGCAAGAAGAAAGAATCATTACTCTTTCAGACACATCTCAAAGTTTATAGTCTGTTATAAATAATAAGAATCATTACGCTTTCCATCCTAGTTTGCTAGTGTAGTCGATAAAGTTGAGGTTCCTGTCCAGCCCAGTGAATGTATGAATAAGATCtgcaaatgcaaaaaaaaaaaactaacactgATGATCAATTGATACAAACGAATATAATAGACTATGTGTTTACGTACCATCTTGAGTCACTAGAGGATAATCCGAGGCGCTGAGGTTGATAAACCAATCCCAATCTTTACTTTTCTTCAATAGAATGGCGCATGCATGAAGTGTATTAGCCACCATTGTTGGTCCTCTATACGTAACGAGATTAGCCTTTGTGATCATGTGAACATTCCCAACGTCGTTAAACACAGGATCTTCTCTCACGCGTTTAGCCAGCTCGATCCTCTCTTCAGCAGGAGACTCGAGATCGAGATGAACAACGTATTGGTTTCTCGGATGATACAATGCTCGTAACACTCTCCATAGAGACTCTAAGTCACCTTTTGAACCTGAAACTAGATAACCAAAACGAGGACTAGACTGTAcatgaggaggaggagaggagTGGTTGTTGGTCTTTGACTCTACGAAACTGACGGTTGTTTCGTTTGTGGAGGGTAGATTTGATGAGAAGATGAGTGAGTTAATGGAACGCACGGAAGAGAGGAGACCCATGTTGAAGGATGCAGCTATGAGGAATATGAACATGAGAGAAGCCATTGCCAGAGGAAAAACCCATCTCCTTTCTGAGTTTGAAAACGCCATTGAATAGTCTTTTCATAGAGAATCTGAAAAACGAAAGtttacgtaaaaaaaaaaaaattaggtcaaCGTAACAAGCTCTTGTGGGATCATCATCAAAGATATTCACAAATGGAGATTgatataactttaaatattcaTCGTTAATtctgtgagaaaaaaaaacaagaattcGAATTTGAATTTATCCCGAAATAGTCGATGAGGGAAACGAAAACCGAGGGATTCACAAATCGTAAAACGTGATCACAAGTATTAGCCGATCATAAAAATAGGTCGAAAAGGACATGTCTGAAAATAAGAAAGACCCTCTCGTTCTATATTCGACCAATCAAAAGTTCAAAACACATTTTAAAGATGTGATGACAATGGGAAAAAGCAAAAATTTATAAGACCTGGTTTCTTAAATCTTCTCTGGACTTGACGTGCGAATGTTACGGGCACTTCACTATCCAGAGAGGAGTCTAAGATTTAATTATCTTTTGAGGATTCATTAACTAAATTGTGAATAACTCTTTTGTCTAGAAAAtagatttaaagaaataaatttgaGACTAATAACTTATATAAAAAGAAGAATGAAATCTGAGACTgaattagaagaagaaaatatgaaataaatctGAGAGATATAGAATTCTTCTGGATTTCAGTTTCCCACACATATGTTTTCGTTTTAACTCACTTCCTAGAAACGGTGCGATCTCTTTgactttgattttgattttataaacaaCATTTATTAGTTTGGTTTACCAGTTCAGTTATGCATCATACATGTTCTGTGATGTTAAAATGAGTAACGAATCCGTTTAGAACTTAAAATGCTAttcatcattttttaaaagattttgttacGTCAAACATTTTTCCTAATTTTGTGGTCAGCATGCATAGCAGGTAAATTAATTAATCTTTGAAAGTTTATGAAATACATTGATGAGTTAGGCAAGTTGTATTGAATAGTGCTTTTGAAAATGACCAAATGATTTTTAGTCTAATTCAAAAAGACACGTGTGTTGATTTGCAAAGGAAGTATTTAATCTGTTAtccaataaattaataattatgctTTTAATTTGTTGGGAAATAAATCTGTTCACATTTCTCTCATATACGCTATATAAACACAATTTGGTTATTAGAGGATaaggtgtttcaaaaaaaaaaaaggttattaGAGGATAATAGAATGAACATGTGTTGGTAAGAGATATTTTCTTTATCTCTCAAATAtgtgattttattatttgttttgtagTCTAGATATGGTCCATATGGATTGAGTTTGAGAAATGTACAAGGACAATATTTATATAGAGCTAGCGATATAGACTGATAATGTAATGGACCTAGATCACTGACTTTTTTTCCGGAAAAAATAAGTAATTAtctgttatgaaataacttataatttatagtatcgagaaatttaaataagagtagaatttaatacccgtatgaagcaaataacactactataagtgagagagtttattataagtaagaagaagaagatgtaatggttctttgattataaactcttgttcttgtttatggtgtacaaaagagtgagatgagtgatggtatttataatgaacaacaatacataaaataacaaagatggtgcttaatttggtaaatgagtgggtgatcataatgcttgatgagtagatgatcatagtgcttgagttggtaaaggagtggatgatcatttcaatgcttaatttataacactcccccttgatcatccatcttgtattacgtggtgcctcgttaaaaacctagtcatggaaaacccaatgggaaaaaccgtagtaaaagtaaaaagagtacaactacgtaagctccccctcgaatgagtagtcatagaacctttagaacaatgatagattttcatctctcaaattgtaacattctctttggttgtctatcttttgtatgttctttgttgcctcgttaaaaccttgtcatggaaaaacccaatgggataaaaaaaaaaaacatgataaggaaaaagagtacaaccacacttactatcatatttctttccctggaaacaatatcttcaggatatgcattccaatcaactctcttcagagaattgaacttaagagaataaactctattcatttctattatgatatctagggccttcagacttcttgtccataattctcttttgacttagacaatagtttattggtctatttggatttcaaaccaaatttcttacatataatcgtatagaaattcgtctcgtacatacgaattattcatttgtaactatagaagttactattatgattttctttcttttcatatgaaattacatctttcagtaatgaaaaagattaataattttcttaaataacactcttacgtatggtatttcaggaccaaacatatacgagcgtcttaaataaaatactttaaggatctttatgataacatctcagttttagatctccagtttagaatacataaaaacaatatagtattgtcaagagttttctttcaaaatataatttttctataactcttcaggagttttgattatattcaaatcatgattctattgatttataatctcttgataaatacaaatggatacatttgttaaccttataatatttcatatatcccataaaatagtttgtttcaattcgatcgaatatgcagagttcccgggaacatgattttgatatcatcaatccttcatggattatactttcagggattaacatttttcaagtggattgttttattcaagttcttcctttattaccagactataaggaacttgaaactagttgcatctaccatatgaaattatgtctcttcacaatcaatttcatattgatccttctttgtgtgcaacggttcatttacatctcacttgttttacaccttttagtgtatggactactggtccaaatacttctctatttcacaagaagtttatatctttgtctattgcatctttctgatttggccaatcatttctttgtgtacacttttcaatagactttctttcatgatcctctttctcatttattatatcaactgctactttgcatgtataatatcatcgacgtcaattttcttatcggttccattttgtttcatacatgacataacttattgagatctcttcatttgtctcaggtacctgaattttcgtcagtcatgtttaatttctcttctggagatcatacaaaactatattgcctcgttttgaccattatcaatatatgctcctttttcatttacgaggatttatctttggaaccaatctgtctaccacgctgcaggcgtgactagcagtttgatattgttcttgtagaacatttattcttattggagcatttacagctggtatatgtgacttgatcactatatttatatgggtcgtgtctggcaactgctttagtaagttttgaaatgaattatcttttggacttctatttcacattgtgtttagcccgaggatcaatgataattcatttcaacttattttcttttccagctgtttattttctcccccttatgttggaagtactaactcacttttagaattcatgtatagccttacttatagttttcggggatggctctggattcttaagtgtcaatagagatttatatccaacatatatttccaacctcatttgaaaacacatcttcatttgaagctctgtggcggagcaacatccaacattcttagatgaaaatgattggtttctgattctataccaatgatggggagaactagtgaatatttattggcttgatgcgatccaatgttgctcaaaatgtttagcacttatctcagtgaatgtgctatagtcgttaaagactttaagaagtgaattcaccaatattataaaaatgcatagtgggtgatcagtccactaacatcttcgttatttatgccaatatcttattttggctggtgaaaaccatatcacccttttatcttatgggtaagcaacatatgtcaaatcattcggaagaatcttctggttcttatatgactatgcatatgacctttaagtatatattcgcattattaatgaaccaaaatggtctaactgattcatgccaaatgtaaacttctagtttactatacatttatcttcattatactaatctttgtgtagtacaatatataagaggctgtagatattttctctaaaatacttatactgctttgagaattatttctgattaaaatgtatatatcatttcgtttgcttattgtctcaacataagtgtctcaaaatcttacggatttactttgagaaaaattcattaatcttagttttagtgtaaatataatcttctggatgtttgacttatcataaaaagtgagattctttaactcttcccctcgagagtataatactacaggtttatcaatctcgaatgtatctcattttcttaatcaacaacatatcctacatgggttatgtatttttcgtaaatccttttaacttttgatacttataaaaatacaataccttaATAACTTTAAATTGCactcttaagaactttaaattaaatttttatgtgcagtaatactatgtatacttctggagcatcatatatatcctctttttaagcattctataagttttactaccttgtattgtacacacaataaattttctttcatcttcagatgaattcataatttcttttctttattaccatgtttattttctcaactttaagtgagagtat includes:
- the BNAC07G40890D gene encoding uncharacterized protein BNAC07G40890D, which codes for MASKIVSAIVFVFNLVAFGLAVAAEQRRSTATVVQDTEVQYNYCVYDSDRATGYGIGAFFFSVASQLLIMLVSRCFCCGKPLKPGGSRALALVLFIVSWMFFLIAETCLLAGSVENAYHTKYRTMFMDNPPDCQTLRKGVFAAGASFVFFNAIVSQFYYFFYSSAAEAFPLPY
- the LOC106410608 gene encoding protochlorophyllide reductase B, chloroplastic, coding for MALQAASLVSSAFSVRKDGKLNASSSSFKESSLFGASITEHGSFSFRFKREHSSRNVLAVRAQTAATSSPSVTKSSSGGKKTLRKGTVVVTGASSGLGLATAKALAETGKWHVIMACRDFLKAERAAKSAGMPKDSYTVMHLDLASLDSVRQFVDSFRRSEMPLDVLVCNAAVYFPTAKEPTYSAEGFELSVATNHLGHFLLSRLLLDDLKKSDYPSKRLIIVGSITGNTNTLAGNVPPKANLGDLRGLAGGLNGLNSSVMIDGGDFDGAKAYKDSKVCNMLTMQEFHRRYHEETGVTFASLYPGCIASTGLFREHIPLFRTLFPPFQKYITKGYVSETESGKRLAQVVSDPSLTKSGVYWSWNKASASFENELSEEASDVEKARKVWEISEKLVGLA
- the LOC106409163 gene encoding E3 ubiquitin-protein ligase RMA3; protein product: MEGSFLISDAQQAHEEVKQKPNLITGPAGSQANESGCFDCNICLETALDPVVTLCGHLFCWPCIYKWLHVQLSSLSTDHHRHNNCPVCKSNIAITSLVPLYGRGISSPSLSFNSKEQDSESTVIPRRPSPSTLNNPVTSLNPSLQHQTMSPTFHNHRYSPRGFTTTESTDLANAVMMSLLYPVIGMFGDMVYTRIFGTFTNAIAQPYQSQRMMQTDKSLNRVSLFFLCCIILCLLLF
- the LOC106409716 gene encoding beta-glucuronosyltransferase GlcAT14A, with translation MAFSNSERRWVFPLAMASLMFIFLIAASFNMGLLSSVRSINSLIFSSNLPSTNETTVSFVESKTNNHSSPPPHVQSSPRFGYLVSGSKGDLESLWRVLRALYHPRNQYVVHLDLESPAEERIELAKRVREDPVFNDVGNVHMITKANLVTYRGPTMVANTLHACAILLKKSKDWDWFINLSASDYPLVTQDDLIHTFTGLDRNLNFIDYTSKLGWKAEKRAKPLIIDPGLYSTKKADVFWVTPRRTMPTAFKLFTGSAWMILSRSFVEYCIWGWDNLPRTLLMYYTNFLSTPEGYFQTVICNTPEYSSTVVNHDLHYISWDRPPKQHPRTLNISDTERMIASGAVFARKFKHNDLALDKIDIELLGRGSGDFTPGGWCADKRKCSKVGDPSKINPGPGANRLQELVSRLVSTSKVDQRKCR